In the genome of Dyadobacter fermentans DSM 18053, the window GGCTTCAATGCAAAATGGAAAGTCTCCATCACGCGTTCTTGCGCAGCCTGGTTGAGATAAATCAGCAGATTTCGGCAAGTTACCAGGTCAAGCCGTGAGAATGGAGGGTCTTTGAGCACATTCTGATGGGCGAAAAGGATCATTTCCCTAATTTCCTGGCGGACACGGTATTCGTCGCCTTCGCGGACAAAGAAGCGCTGCAGTCGTTCAGGAGAGATGTCGGCGGCATCGTTGATCGTGTACTTGCCTTCCCGGGCCGTGATAATGGCTCCTTCGTCGATATCGGTAGCGAAAATCTGTACTTTGGGCGCGTCTATGACGCCGAAAGTCAGTTCTGCCATCAGCATCGCGATCGAATACGCTTCTTCTCCTGTGGCGCAGGCTGTCACCCAAATCCGGATAGATTCGTCCGATTTCCGCTCGCGAATGAGACGCGGCAATATGTCCTCTTCCAAAGCCGAAAACACCCTTCCATCGCGAAAGAAGTTGGTCACGGAAATGAGTAAATCCTTCAACAATGCCCTGCTTTCCTCGGGATTCTCGCGTAAATAGCCCGCGTAAGCAGGCAGGCCATCCAGGTTTCTGACGCTGATCCTGCGTTCGAGCCGGCGCATAAGCGTTGGCCTTTTGTAATTGGAAAAATCATGGCCGGTGCGCAGCCTGAGGTGGGTGAAGATCTCGCGCAGGGCTTGCTGCTGCTCCTCGGGCCGCATGCGCGCTTCTGCCGGGATAGAGACCGTATGCAGGCTGTCGCGATACTCGCGTAACCGGGCCGGGATTTCAGATGCCGAGAGGATGCCGTCTACCAGATCAGTAGCGATTGTATGGCGCGGCATTTCATTAAATAGTGCTTCTTTGGGGTTTTGGACAAATATGGCCCCGCCATTTTCCTTGATCCGCTTAACACCCATCGAGCCGTTGGCACCGGTCCCTGAAAGTACAACGGCGATCGCGTGCGGGCCGTGAGACTCTGCCAGGGTTCTGAAAAAAATATCAACCGGCGCCCTGCGGTCTTCGATATGCATATTTTGAGAAACGGTAATAGTGCCGTCCAGCATTCGCAGATGCTGGTTTGGCGAAACCACGTAAATGTGGTCGGTTGCGATAGACATGTCCTCTTCCACCTTCACGACCGGAATTTGCGCGACCTGCCTCAGTACATTGGCCAGGTGGCTTTCGTAATCGGGAGAAAGATGCAGGATCACCACATAGGCCATTCCGGATTCCGGATACACCTGTCCAAAAAAGCTTTGGAGCGCTTCGACGCCCCCAGCGGACGCACCCGATACCGACTACTACCATCGGGCTTTTACCTGGCTCGATTGCTTCGTTCTTTGACTTCTTTTTACCCATTATCGTCAAGAATTTAGAATATTTCTTCAACCGCGCAGCCAGCAGGTCAGCCCGGCAGTTGTTCCTGATTTTCCTGTTGTATCGGTTCAAATGTCGCGGGCAGCATGGCGGCCTGCCGGATCAGCGCGGCACGCTCGGCGGTATGTGCGGCTTGCCGGAAATAGACTGCCGCGAGCCTTGCGTGGTTTGCCTCCGCAAAATGGTCCCCAAGCTGGTTAAGGAGCATGATCGTTTCGTCCAGGCCACGGAGCGTACCGTAGATATCTTCTTCCATTCTTTCGGTTAATGAGCTTAGCAACGAGCCCGACGAGTAGGCATGGCCTGTATGACAACGGAACCGGGTAATGTCCCCTTCCTTAATCAATGTGAGCACGCCATGGCATTCGGGGCAAGCATACGGGCTTAATTGTCCGAATTTTTTGATATCCACGCCAACCGGGTTCACTTCTGTTACCATGCGAATTTCGGCCTTCGTTTTTTCTTTTTCTTTCATTGCCGCCGGTTTTTTTTCACCGACCTGCTCCGAAGCCAGACGGACGAGCAGCTGCGCCGTTTCGGCCAAAGGAACAATGTAGTCGGTTTTTACCTGCCTGATAGCGCTTTCGGGCATGGACGCCACTTCAGCGTCCAGTGGATTTTGAACCAAAGCCAGTCCGCCCAGATACTTTACTGTCCAAAGCCCTGCAGTACCGTCGTCAAGGGCTCCGGAAAGGATCACGCCAATCACACGGTTGCCGTAAATGTAAGCGGCCGAACGAAAAAGGGGATCGACGGCCGGTCGGAACCGGTTCTCCTTTGGGCCATGCGTTACCCTGATCATTCCGTCTTCGAGGATCATGTGGTGGTCTGGCGGGGCGACGTATATCCGGTTCATGGCAATAGGCTCTCCGTCAAATGCATGCGCGGCAGGAATGCCGCATAATTTGTTGAGGGTTTGAGGGAGCACGCCCCGGACGAAAGGCGACATATGCCAGACAATGAAAATGGCTGCATCCAGGTCTGCCGGAAGCTCCGCAAACATTTTTCTAAGTGCATCAAAGCCACCCATGGAAGCCCCTATTACAATGATGTTACGTTTCTCCATGATCGTTTTCTGAATGCAGCCCAATTGTACTGATACCGTACGGCGGCAGGTGGATGGTGGCAGTAGATGAGTACTAAAAAGGTGTTGTTGGCGGCAAGTTGCACAAAAACTGCGCCAGCCAGACGCAAAAAGGGCAAAGGCGGTTTAATGCCTTTGCCCTTCTCAGATAGATGTCCGCTGAAGATGCGGTTGGGAAGTGCCCTGCTTATTGATCGTGCATCATTTCAGCCATTTCCAAATGGTGTTTCAGTGTAGGAAGCGTGGCGGTAGCCCATGATTTGAGATCCGCATCCTGGCCCGAGCCGGACTCCTTTTCGAACAAGGCCACAGTTTCGCGGTGTGAACTAACCATCATCCGGGTGTACATCGTATTGAAAGCCGCGCCGGATGCAGCCGAAAGACTGTCAATCATTTTCTGCTTGGCTTCGGAAAGGGTTGTTGGAATACTTACCTGCTTTCTGTCGGCGATTGTTTTCAGCTCATTGTTTGCCTTGGTGTGGTCTGTGATCATCATCTGGCCGAAAGACTTGATGCTCATCGAGTCGCCTGCCATTACCATTCCGGTTTTGGTGGAATCGCCTTTGGAAACGGCCAGTTCACCGGCTTTGACTTCAAACATTCCCCCATCCGCGGCGTTCATGACAAACATTCTGTCGTTTTCCGGTAGGACGTTATTGGGCTGATTATCATCGTCATCGTTGCAAGAAACTACGGCCATGCCGCATAAAAGGATAAAGATTACACTTAGCTTCTTCATAGGTATTTTAGTTTTTGATTTGGCCGGCGTGCTTATTAAATGTGTGCCAGAAGCGCAGCGGCCGTATCAAAAACTATTGCAAAGGACGCGGCGGGCGAACGGTGTCGGACCAGAAATGAAGCATGTTTTCAAAGTAAAACGACCAGCCCGACAGATCCAGCGGCTTGATCAGGTAGGCACTGGCCTGACTGCTGTAAGCGTCGTCGATATCGCGGGGATCGTCCGAATAACTGAACACGATCACCGGGATGTTTTCAAGCCCTCCCGTGCCGGGCGAGTTGCGTATTTGCCTGATCAGGTCCAGCCCTTGCTGGCGGTCAGGAACA includes:
- a CDS encoding chemotaxis protein CheB; the encoded protein is MEKRNIIVIGASMGGFDALRKMFAELPADLDAAIFIVWHMSPFVRGVLPQTLNKLCGIPAAHAFDGEPIAMNRIYVAPPDHHMILEDGMIRVTHGPKENRFRPAVDPLFRSAAYIYGNRVIGVILSGALDDGTAGLWTVKYLGGLALVQNPLDAEVASMPESAIRQVKTDYIVPLAETAQLLVRLASEQVGEKKPAAMKEKEKTKAEIRMVTEVNPVGVDIKKFGQLSPYACPECHGVLTLIKEGDITRFRCHTGHAYSSGSLLSSLTERMEEDIYGTLRGLDETIMLLNQLGDHFAEANHARLAAVYFRQAAHTAERAALIRQAAMLPATFEPIQQENQEQLPG
- a CDS encoding DUF4142 domain-containing protein, encoding MKKLSVIFILLCGMAVVSCNDDDDNQPNNVLPENDRMFVMNAADGGMFEVKAGELAVSKGDSTKTGMVMAGDSMSIKSFGQMMITDHTKANNELKTIADRKQVSIPTTLSEAKQKMIDSLSAASGAAFNTMYTRMMVSSHRETVALFEKESGSGQDADLKSWATATLPTLKHHLEMAEMMHDQ